From one Candidatus Acididesulfobacter guangdongensis genomic stretch:
- the accC gene encoding acetyl-CoA carboxylase biotin carboxylase subunit: MKKFKKVLIANRGEIASRVIRACKELGIKTVAIYSEADSQALHVKKADEAYLVGPGPISGYLNVNRIVDLAVNIGVDAIHPGYGFLSENAKFPAYCEKRGIVFIGPSAKSIAMMGDKIESKKLMRQAGVPVVGGSEGGVESEEDALNIANNTGYPVMIKASAGGGGKGIRICFNDDDIKKNFSLSRSEAEKAFGNPEVFIEKYIDKPHHIEFQILADNYGNIIHLGERDCSIQRKHQKLIEIAPSLILTEELRKKMGESAIAAAKACDYRNAGTIEYIMDKDGNYYFMEMNTRIQVEHPVTEMITGVDIVGEQIQIAMGKELDIKQEDVVLRGYAIECRINAENPRKDFAPSTGKITAYYSPGGIGVRIDGAVYKDYVLPPYYDSMIAKMTVYGRTWDETVRRASRALQEFVVKGIKTTIPFQLKIIEDEDFIKGNFDTHFIEERQYLRDYKVQRDPFDRILAISAAIAAYYGI; this comes from the coding sequence ATGAAAAAATTTAAAAAAGTATTAATAGCCAACAGGGGCGAAATAGCTTCCCGTGTTATAAGAGCATGCAAAGAGCTTGGTATTAAGACGGTTGCAATTTATTCCGAGGCAGATTCGCAGGCTCTGCACGTTAAAAAAGCGGACGAGGCGTATCTTGTCGGGCCGGGTCCTATCTCAGGATATTTGAATGTTAATAGAATAGTTGATCTTGCAGTTAATATAGGGGTCGATGCGATACACCCGGGTTACGGTTTTTTGTCGGAAAACGCCAAATTTCCCGCATACTGTGAAAAAAGAGGAATTGTTTTTATAGGTCCGTCGGCTAAGTCTATCGCTATGATGGGCGATAAAATAGAATCAAAGAAACTAATGCGTCAAGCAGGCGTGCCCGTTGTCGGAGGTTCCGAAGGCGGAGTCGAATCTGAGGAAGATGCATTGAATATTGCAAATAATACCGGATATCCGGTAATGATAAAAGCTTCCGCAGGCGGCGGCGGCAAAGGAATAAGAATTTGTTTTAACGATGACGATATTAAAAAAAATTTTTCGCTGTCAAGGTCTGAAGCTGAAAAAGCTTTCGGAAATCCGGAAGTTTTTATTGAAAAATACATAGATAAGCCTCATCACATAGAATTTCAAATTCTTGCGGATAATTACGGCAATATAATCCATCTCGGCGAGAGAGATTGTTCTATTCAAAGAAAACATCAAAAATTAATAGAGATTGCGCCTTCTCTCATATTAACCGAAGAGTTAAGGAAAAAAATGGGCGAGTCCGCCATTGCAGCGGCTAAAGCCTGCGATTACAGAAATGCCGGAACCATAGAATATATTATGGATAAAGACGGCAATTATTATTTTATGGAAATGAACACCAGAATTCAGGTTGAACATCCTGTTACCGAAATGATTACAGGAGTAGATATAGTAGGGGAACAGATTCAAATTGCAATGGGCAAAGAATTGGATATTAAACAGGAAGACGTTGTATTAAGGGGCTATGCTATAGAATGCAGAATTAATGCCGAAAATCCGAGAAAAGATTTTGCTCCCAGCACTGGAAAGATTACTGCGTACTACTCGCCCGGAGGCATTGGAGTCAGGATAGACGGAGCTGTATATAAAGATTATGTTTTGCCGCCTTATTATGATTCAATGATTGCTAAAATGACTGTTTACGGAAGAACATGGGATGAAACGGTGAGAAGGGCGTCAAGAGCCCTGCAGGAATTTGTCGTAAAAGGCATAAAAACTACAATACCGTTTCAGTTAAAAATTATAGAAGACGAAGATTTTATAAAAGGAAATTTTGATACTCATTTTATTGAAGAAAGGCAATATTTAAGGGATTATAAGGTACAGCGCGATCCGTTCGACAGGATTCTTGCTATATCGGCTGCCATCGCAGCATATTACGGTATATAA
- a CDS encoding EAL domain-containing protein, whose protein sequence is MKIYIDDFGTGYSSLSYIKNIPADVIKIDISFIKSMMENQKVFAIVNTIVELSARLGMETISEGVETVEQLVKLQSLGANMVQGYLFSKPVPEAEIRKML, encoded by the coding sequence ATGAAAATATATATTGACGATTTCGGTACCGGATATTCCTCCTTGTCGTATATAAAAAATATCCCTGCCGATGTTATTAAGATAGATATTTCATTTATCAAAAGCATGATGGAAAACCAGAAAGTTTTTGCAATCGTCAATACCATTGTAGAACTTTCCGCAAGATTAGGTATGGAAACTATAAGCGAAGGCGTTGAAACAGTTGAACAGCTTGTAAAATTACAATCTCTCGGCGCAAATATGGTTCAGGGGTATCTTTTCTCAAAACCTGTGCCTGAGGCAGAGATACGCAAAATGCTTTAA
- a CDS encoding DUF3617 family protein, with protein MKNTVRFVLFVLIFLSAYFFTIVYADTVYAGGLFLPGLWQFHGNIKVENMPYTVPPSTFTVNSCVGNKPVMPKMPYMSNACPNSTVTMRGKTAIMTFECSTDKNGMHSVIKGLLKETFPTDVTSYMRGNLYSTSYVQNRTITVDTLLNISGRRIGKCTK; from the coding sequence ATGAAAAACACTGTAAGATTTGTTCTGTTTGTTCTAATATTTTTATCGGCATATTTTTTTACTATTGTTTATGCTGATACAGTTTATGCGGGCGGTCTTTTTTTGCCGGGGCTGTGGCAGTTTCACGGAAACATTAAAGTAGAGAATATGCCATACACCGTTCCGCCTTCAACTTTTACTGTTAATTCGTGCGTCGGCAATAAACCGGTCATGCCTAAAATGCCTTATATGTCTAACGCCTGCCCTAATTCAACGGTAACGATGAGAGGAAAAACCGCCATAATGACGTTTGAATGTTCTACCGACAAAAATGGTATGCACTCCGTAATAAAGGGGCTCTTAAAAGAAACATTCCCGACAGACGTAACTTCTTATATGCGCGGAAATCTATATTCTACAAGCTATGTTCAAAATAGAACTATAACTGTGGATACACTGCTTAATATTTCGGGAAGAAGAATAGGCAAATGCACAAAATAG
- a CDS encoding GGDEF domain-containing protein, with the protein MPAAIILLDFYKLSYINNTFGYGAGDELLIKTADVLKDAFDPTDIISRIGGDEFAIFISNLSDKDSAVQFIDKIKQCFKDEITIGTHKFNISYNIGVSIYPDDGITANDLLKSADIALSNAKTQGENDYEFFTSSMNVKASEFSF; encoded by the coding sequence ATCCCTGCAGCCATAATCTTGCTTGATTTTTATAAATTGTCGTATATTAACAATACATTCGGCTACGGCGCCGGAGACGAACTGCTTATCAAGACGGCTGATGTGCTAAAAGATGCCTTTGACCCGACCGATATAATTTCAAGAATAGGCGGGGATGAATTTGCAATATTCATAAGCAATTTAAGCGATAAGGATTCGGCAGTGCAGTTCATTGACAAAATAAAGCAGTGTTTTAAAGATGAAATAACTATCGGTACGCATAAATTTAATATTTCCTATAATATAGGGGTATCGATTTATCCTGATGACGGCATTACGGCAAACGATCTTTTAAAATCCGCCGATATTGCCCTGTCAAACGCAAAAACTCAGGGTGAAAACGATTATGAATTTTTCACCTCTTCCATGAACGTTAAAGCTTCTGAATTTTCATTTTGA